The genomic DNA CTCCAGGATAAGGGCAAGCTGCTCCCactccagggctgggccagggaaggaggggaattatttctctcctctttccagTGGGATGCAGGTACCACCCCgtgcagaggcaggaaaacTGCCTTGCAATCAAGTACAAAACCTGCCTGGCAAGCCCAGGATGCCAGCAGCCATTTCTCCTGGATTTCCTGCTTACAGGCATTTTAAGCTTGCTTTGTCTCAAAAGCACCTTTTTTGCCAAGGGCATTCCCATTTCTTTTGGATCCTGAACAGAGGTTTGGAAAGCTGACTTTGATGAGGGAACTGTTTCCTATTTTGATCCGTGTTAACTTGGAGTTTTCCCTTGGCACCAAAATCAGCGGGTGAACCCAACGTGGCTTCAATGGGACGTAAGATCCCAGCCATCCACTCCCTAATTCTCTCAGGACTGGTTTGTTGAACCTTTTCAGGCTTAATTTAGCAAACTTAAGGGTTTGGCGATTTCAAGATCAAAACAACAAGGAATctgtgaaaaagaaactgaactAAAGCCGGCTAAAAGCAGTCCCTGCTGATGACTCATTAAAACAACTCAGTCAAAAGGAGGCAGGATTGATTCAATACTCACCAACCCATTTGGCCAAGATCAGAGTTCTCTGCCCACCAAGGACACAGCAACAAGCAGGGACCTTTCTCCCACTCTCCAATACGGATCTCCTCCCTCCATATGCAGGGAACTGTGGCCATTCAGGGAACACTGACTTGGTCCTGGGCTGGCAACAGGAGAGAGGAGTATATGGAACTCGTTCTGACCTCAATGCCTTCCAGACTCAGGAGAAAGCACTTCCCACCGCTCCTGGAATCTTCTTCCCTGTCCCTTCCAGCTTTGGAAGGTTTTTGTGGGAGCTGGGATTATTGGTGTGGCTCAGAAGCTGCATGTTGTGCCTAAAGCATTCCCTCAGGAACATGGAACTTCCCTCAtgcctttaatttctttatgcCAACTGTTCTCCCCAACGCTCCGcaactagaaagaaaaaaagggaaaagatggaaaactaATTCATTCCGGCATTAAGGAGGGTTGTTTATCCCAACACGCTTCCAGGCAAAAAACTATTTCTGCCACTCTAACAAATCCACTTGATCCACCTGATAGTAACTATTTAAATATTGTATCAAGAATCCTAAGAACAGGAAGCTTGAAATTCTCAGAAATGGTTCAGCTTGTCTACTTCAAGGACCTTCCTACCCAGGGAACCAAGGGCAACTCAGCATGACCCTTCCTCATTCACCACTCACCTGCTCCTCCACTACAGCGGGCCCTCTCTCCTAGGGACGCTGGGGTGCCCCAAATGACATCAGAGCCCCTGAGTCTCCACCCCCCAGCCCTTTTTCCTCACCCCCAAAGAAGGCACAGAACGAGCGGTATAAACACATACGGAGGGGCAGCTCTGTATTTCTTATACAATTCATTGTTTCCACAGAATATGGTGCAAGAAGGCTAGTCAGAAGCAACAGGCATTACACCTGAGCTTCAATatattaaacaaacaaacaaacaaacaagctaaaaaacccaaaccaggaTTATTGTTTCACTCATTCACCAGGATGCCCCCATGGATCTCACTTGCAACATTCCACTGTAGTAAAAGCTGAATACCAAGATTAAACTTTGAGACACTACCAAATCAAATGTAGCATCATGTGGTTAAGGGACTCTACAGCAAAATCAAAAGCCACAGTAGTGCATGTTGTTCAGACTAATCAGTGGTATTACACAAATGTGATGCTACCCCCAATTTCTCCATAGCTTCAGCCTATCTTAATAGCTGCTATCATCTTTGTTGGTGTTGGGGTTTTAACTAGGGATTTTCATGATACAAAcctgattttccatttttccatttgagAACTTTAAAAAGCCTCTAATTTTGAAGGGAACAAAGTCATGTTAGTATTTTACATTTCTCCTCTCCAAGAAAAGTTTCCAGAGAGTGCAAGCTTGAATATCTATGAACCTGCACAAAAAGCCTAGGTACTGTATTGTTCAATGAGACATCCCCAATATAACACAAGCCAACATTTTGATTTTGGGCAAAATACTCTCCTGCCAGTATTGACCGTGTAAATCAACCAAGTCCAGAAAGTTCTAGTTCACAAAGAATGCACCCTTGAAGGTAATTTCTACATTAATGAGGAGAATTACATACAAAAATTCAGAACATAACTGCATAGTAATTAATCATTCCTTTACAGCTGTCTTCAGTATAAACAGAACATATTCTTTAACTACcaaaatgtgaaatgaaagtCACCTTAAGCAGTAATTTCACAGACAATCACATTaggtattttttaatacaacaATCCGCTAAGAAAAACGATTCATAGAAAAATGATGGGTTGCATAAAACTTACTTTCAAGTTCAACTTGATTGCAATACATCCAGTTCATCCCTACCTGTGCAATCCAGAAACTACACCTTTTCCTACCAGTGTAAATTACTACAGCAAGACCGGCACAGAAAACACCGTGAAGAAATCAAACTTGCAAGATAAGGCTGCCGAAAAActagaaaaacatgtttttttcattacagCGCCagtactgcttttaaaaagctgaatgCCAGCAAACTTTTGTCAGCTCCCTCACGGCAGCCGCACTCCCGTGCTCAGTTCtctttcagcagctgaagaggAGCATTGCTTTCCTGGGCCGTATCTGAGTCCACGATCTGGCCGAAGAGAACCGCTTCCAGTCGCTCGTCGGTCTCCCTGTTCTCTGTGAACACACACCATAGCAACTGCCCTGCGCCTAGCACACTAAGAGGCAGCACCTTCACCGACGGCCTCTCGTGGTCGTTCCCCATCGACCGCCTAACGCTCCAAAACCGCGGACTGGGCTTGCTGCCGGAGAAGGGAATGGGCCCCTTGCCCTCCGGACCCGCGCCCGCCGCATCCTCCGGGTTCCGCCGTCGTGCCAGCCCCCGCCGAGGCCCGGGCAGACACGGGGCTCGCCGCGCCCTGCAACGACACACGCGTGAGCGTCGCGAAGGGCTCACGAAGCGTCCCGGCCGTCGTCCTCACCGtcagcggccccggcccgccccgctccTCACCGCCAGCGACCCAGCGCCCGGACCATCCCCCACTTTACGTGAGCCGGAGCGGAAGCGGAAGCGCGAGGGCTCGGTGGGCTGGGCCGCGGCTCAACGCAGCTGCCGCGGTGAGGGCAAGGCCGACAGGACCCTGGGCCAGGGGCGTGCCGAACCGCACCACAGGAGGCGGCATAGTGACCGCAGATGGCGCGTTCGGCGTTCATCGACGGCAACAGTGATGCTTCCACAGTTTGTGTTGGAGGAGTCCATTTTATTCCGTATTACGTACAGAAAATTGCCATGTATTACCTCACCACAACTATGCTTTTGTAACAACTCAGTGATTTCATTGCACCTTTCTGTCAGATTCTGACCAACTTCCATTTAACCTGACAAAGACGACATCGACCTTTGAACACGAATCGGTGCAGTGGTGTGGtctgcactgctgtggcagAAAACGTTTCCTTTTCGCTAAAGTGTGTCCAGAAATCTTTTTAGCATATAGATGAAATAGCATGTTCTTAATAATGTATTTAGTACATTTCTTAAAACACCTTGCAGCACTGGTCTTGAGCTAGTTTATATTCACTTCAACTTCTACCACACTTGAtcaataaaaatagcaaaagctGGGACTAGGCACAGAGAATCTTAAGTTTGTGCCAAATACTGGTGGTACCAAAGAAGTGTTACAAATGTTGTCAGAAACTAGCTAACTATTCTCATAGTGGTGTGCCCTCACTCTACTACACTGTGTTCGCTTTAGGGCACAAATTGAAACAAAGTCAAGAATACTCAAAAGAAGGCAAATCATCTTTGTGGCATAATACATGTTCAGTTTAATTTACATTATGTACCATCCAAGTTTCTTCACAGAGTGTAGTTCCAAATTCCTGTATCGCCATGCAGGTGCTCATCATCCTTTGACCCATTAAGAACTGATGCCACTGCAGTTGCCAGTTGGTGACTTACATACTCAACACTGGAATTTCCAGCTGTAAAATTTAGGTTTTTAATATGACATCAgttattttggcttttaaacaccaaaacatttttgtcacagaattcactaaataattttgaagtcaTCTACAGTGAACTGAATTCAACTTTTGATTATAGAGTGCTACTCTGCAATAATTAAAAGAACTACTGCAATACTACCGAACTGGCAGAAATACTGTGCAAATTACATTGTTAATAGTTTAAATGTGCAGATAACATGTTCTACAAAATTTTTATGTaagttttttcccagaaaagtttctcaaagcaaaaagaaaaaaatattttgtcactaATTTTAAGCTAATTTAATTAGCTCAAAGgttctttgttttgttgaaGTGGC from Camarhynchus parvulus chromosome 14, STF_HiC, whole genome shotgun sequence includes the following:
- the C14H16orf91 gene encoding protein CCSMST1, coding for MNAERAICGHYAASCGAVRHAPGPGSCRPCPHRGSCVEPRPSPPSPRASASAPAHVKWGMVRALGRWRARRAPCLPGPRRGLARRRNPEDAAGAGPEGKGPIPFSGSKPSPRFWSVRRSMGNDHERPSVKVLPLSVLGAGQLLWCVFTENRETDERLEAVLFGQIVDSDTAQESNAPLQLLKEN